In the Aneurinibacillus soli genome, one interval contains:
- a CDS encoding ThiF family adenylyltransferase encodes MDTRYSRQLLFAPIGRIGQERLSKSRVAVVGMGALGTVLANHMVRAGVGFVRLIDRDFVEPSNLQRQMLYDENDARNHLPKVMAAYEKLHQINSEVTIEPMIADVTAVNAEELLQDCDLILDGTDNFQIRFLLNDVAVKHRIPWVYGGAVSSKGMFAAIRPHETPCLRCLFPNPPEGGETCDTAGVIGPIIHIVASYQAVEGLKLLLGDEKNYNPNLEHMEVWRNLHTQMNIGGSRNSDCPACGHEQFDFLTLTGDEDTVTSMCGRNSVQISPVKERSLDLERLEVQFRPLGEVERNRFLLRFHVGEHTLVIFPNGRVVIQGTDDISMARTLYARYIGI; translated from the coding sequence ATGGACACACGCTACTCACGACAACTATTATTCGCTCCAATCGGACGCATCGGACAGGAGCGCCTTAGTAAAAGTCGGGTCGCGGTCGTCGGCATGGGGGCGCTCGGCACGGTGCTTGCCAATCATATGGTACGAGCAGGCGTCGGCTTCGTTCGTCTCATTGACCGTGACTTCGTGGAGCCGAGCAATCTACAGCGCCAGATGCTGTACGACGAGAACGATGCGCGGAATCACCTGCCGAAAGTAATGGCTGCCTATGAAAAACTTCACCAGATTAATAGTGAGGTCACTATTGAACCGATGATCGCTGATGTCACCGCAGTCAACGCCGAAGAACTGCTGCAAGACTGTGATCTTATTCTAGATGGAACGGATAATTTTCAAATTCGCTTCTTGCTTAACGATGTCGCCGTCAAGCACCGCATCCCGTGGGTGTACGGGGGGGCGGTCAGCTCTAAAGGCATGTTCGCTGCCATTCGTCCGCATGAGACACCATGCTTGCGCTGTCTATTCCCGAATCCGCCAGAAGGTGGAGAAACGTGTGACACGGCAGGCGTCATCGGTCCGATCATTCATATCGTCGCATCGTATCAAGCAGTGGAAGGACTAAAGCTTTTGCTTGGGGATGAGAAAAACTACAATCCGAATCTCGAACATATGGAAGTGTGGCGTAATCTTCATACGCAGATGAATATCGGGGGTTCCCGCAATTCGGACTGCCCGGCATGCGGACATGAACAGTTTGATTTCTTAACGCTAACAGGAGACGAAGATACAGTTACCTCAATGTGCGGGCGTAATAGTGTCCAGATCAGTCCCGTAAAAGAGCGCTCGCTTGATCTGGAACGATTAGAAGTGCAGTTCCGTCCACTCGGAGAAGTTGAACGTAATCGCTTCCTGCTGCGGTTTCATGTTGGGGAGCATACGCTTGTCATCTTCCCAAACGGGCGAGTGGTGATTCAAGGAACGGACGATATTTCGATGGCGCGGACGTTGTATGCACGGTATATCGGGATATAA
- the moaC gene encoding cyclic pyranopterin monophosphate synthase MoaC: protein MSEELTHFNEQNRARMVDITEKQVTHRTAVVHSRVIMKPETLTRIKEGQISKGDVLAVAQVAGIMAAKKTADLIPMCHPLPLTGVDIQFTDNGVDTLQIEATAKTKGMTGVEMEALTAASVTALTVYDMCKAMDKEMIIGPTYLVAKEGGKSGTFVNDIEVLIEAKK, encoded by the coding sequence ATGAGTGAGGAGTTAACACATTTTAATGAACAAAACCGCGCTCGCATGGTAGATATTACGGAAAAACAGGTCACACACCGGACTGCTGTTGTGCACAGCCGTGTGATTATGAAGCCGGAGACGCTTACACGTATTAAGGAAGGGCAGATAAGCAAGGGGGATGTGCTTGCAGTAGCGCAGGTAGCCGGTATTATGGCAGCAAAAAAAACAGCCGATCTCATTCCGATGTGCCATCCGCTTCCGCTGACTGGAGTCGATATTCAGTTCACCGATAACGGAGTGGACACACTGCAAATCGAAGCAACGGCGAAAACAAAAGGAATGACTGGAGTCGAGATGGAAGCTCTGACTGCTGCTTCCGTTACAGCACTTACGGTGTATGACATGTGCAAAGCGATGGATAAGGAAATGATCATCGGTCCGACATACCTTGTAGCCAAGGAAGGTGGAAAAAGTGGTACCTTTGTGAACGATATTGAAGTGTTAATTGAAGCGAAAAAATGA
- the moaA gene encoding GTP 3',8-cyclase MoaA has product MNTLVDRFDRVHDYLRISVTDRCNLRCVYCMPAEGMQFEPHEKIMSYEEIAAVVEAVAKMGVRKLRITGGEPLVRKEIEKLIGMLSAIPGINDIALTTNAIFLAQKAEALKQAGLTRVNISLDSLRTDRFAMITRGGELARVLAGIDEALRVGLGPVKLNVVLMQGQNDDEIADFIRLSMDKPLQVRFIEYMPIGHNDDSWRTSYLSLQTVFDCVAEMGLTYEQVENVYGNGPAENYRIPGAAGTFGLIHPVSDHFCGNCNRLRMTADGHIKSCLYWDDEWNVRPLVGDEKAIQDVFVRSINTKPENHEMALALNQETQSHKPTVRRMSQIGG; this is encoded by the coding sequence GTGAATACCCTCGTTGATCGATTCGATCGCGTCCATGATTACTTGCGGATTTCGGTCACAGATCGCTGTAACTTGCGTTGTGTGTACTGTATGCCCGCTGAAGGCATGCAGTTTGAACCACATGAAAAGATTATGAGCTATGAAGAAATAGCTGCGGTGGTGGAAGCTGTAGCCAAAATGGGTGTCCGTAAGTTACGCATTACAGGCGGGGAACCACTTGTGCGCAAAGAAATTGAAAAGTTGATTGGAATGTTGTCCGCAATCCCGGGCATTAATGATATCGCATTAACAACGAATGCAATTTTTCTCGCACAGAAAGCAGAAGCGCTTAAGCAAGCTGGATTGACGCGGGTTAATATCAGTCTTGATTCGTTGCGTACAGACCGTTTTGCCATGATTACGCGAGGTGGGGAGCTTGCGCGTGTGCTAGCAGGAATTGACGAGGCACTGCGCGTCGGTCTTGGTCCCGTGAAGCTGAATGTGGTACTCATGCAGGGGCAGAATGATGATGAGATCGCAGACTTTATTCGTCTTTCTATGGATAAGCCACTACAGGTGCGCTTTATTGAATACATGCCGATTGGACATAATGACGATAGCTGGCGTACGAGCTATTTGTCGCTTCAGACGGTGTTTGACTGCGTAGCAGAGATGGGACTCACGTATGAGCAAGTCGAGAATGTATACGGCAACGGTCCGGCAGAAAATTACCGCATCCCGGGAGCGGCAGGCACATTTGGGTTGATTCATCCCGTAAGCGACCACTTTTGTGGGAACTGCAACCGTCTGCGTATGACAGCAGATGGTCACATTAAATCATGTTTATACTGGGATGACGAATGGAATGTGCGCCCTCTTGTCGGAGATGAGAAAGCGATTCAGGACGTATTCGTTCGCTCCATTAATACGAAGCCGGAAAACCATGAGATGGCACTGGCATTAAATCAGGAGACGCAGTCGCACAAGCCGACAGTACGGCGCATGTCGCAAATAGGGGGCTAA
- a CDS encoding YcdB/YcdC domain-containing protein, protein MKKPMFMLSAILASNLLLIPAVLAEVREPSASMETEHVLSIQELPKPVKDSLDKLYVYKPELKGLPIKITQTKDPVSSINQYSLDFKNDPNMIHAIIGQDGTLHYFQISKPGEKSERRPSDEEATKKAKEFLTAIHGSNNNYIVSHVTNGGYTTTDRDGKESVTAYASVTFIPLINGIPYKSSFFLQIDVNQAGEVVNYFNHNDPINPKDFPIAKNVLSKEDAEKAFLQSLTMNLYYEDEETVRGTTDPKNIRTILKYQHQMKPIDAVSGKPVEENVYTQHTISKPVTGQGKVLRASNAKEAAALLKSELGIQVDGLTYREDGDGIKQAKLYEWTTKDNLVYAVQTTDKGEVIRFGALSVHNPDKMKGEEKIPRDKAAAQALDKIKKYLPTYAKEVQVDYTEENYPHWVDKNNIPKNNILLVSFRELHDNIPIMTRSIDVWVNLGTGAVEQVSLPPLINSELPDASKRITKEEAVKSYLDHHPLQLQYVWPHYFDQKAEKPILVYAPQTESFVEYVDALTGKIVRPYE, encoded by the coding sequence ATGAAAAAACCGATGTTCATGTTATCAGCAATATTAGCTAGTAATTTACTTCTGATTCCTGCCGTACTAGCAGAAGTACGCGAACCATCTGCTTCTATGGAAACAGAGCACGTACTATCCATTCAGGAATTGCCCAAGCCCGTAAAGGATTCACTTGATAAGCTGTATGTATATAAGCCAGAGTTGAAAGGACTACCCATCAAGATTACCCAAACAAAAGACCCGGTTTCTTCGATAAATCAATATTCCTTAGATTTCAAGAACGACCCCAACATGATACACGCTATTATTGGACAAGATGGAACCTTACATTATTTTCAGATAAGCAAACCCGGTGAAAAGTCAGAACGTCGCCCATCCGATGAAGAGGCAACTAAAAAGGCAAAAGAATTCTTAACGGCTATACATGGTAGCAACAATAACTATATAGTCTCACATGTTACAAATGGAGGTTATACCACCACCGATCGAGATGGAAAAGAGTCCGTAACAGCCTATGCAAGCGTTACGTTTATTCCACTTATAAACGGAATACCATATAAAAGTTCTTTTTTCCTTCAAATCGATGTCAATCAAGCCGGGGAAGTCGTTAACTACTTTAACCATAATGATCCTATTAACCCAAAAGACTTTCCTATTGCAAAAAATGTCCTGTCTAAGGAAGATGCCGAAAAAGCTTTTTTACAGTCTCTCACTATGAACTTATATTACGAGGATGAAGAAACCGTCCGTGGAACAACCGATCCGAAAAACATTAGAACCATACTAAAGTATCAGCATCAAATGAAACCTATTGATGCAGTGAGTGGTAAGCCTGTTGAGGAAAATGTATACACCCAACACACAATCAGTAAGCCTGTTACAGGTCAAGGTAAAGTTTTACGAGCATCGAATGCTAAAGAAGCTGCTGCACTACTAAAATCAGAACTTGGTATTCAAGTAGATGGACTTACCTACAGAGAAGATGGAGATGGAATTAAACAGGCAAAGTTATATGAATGGACAACGAAAGATAATCTAGTCTATGCTGTCCAGACAACGGATAAAGGTGAAGTCATACGATTTGGAGCGTTGTCTGTACATAATCCTGACAAAATGAAAGGGGAAGAAAAGATACCTCGGGATAAAGCCGCTGCCCAAGCACTGGACAAGATTAAGAAGTACCTACCAACTTATGCAAAAGAAGTTCAGGTCGATTATACAGAAGAGAATTATCCACATTGGGTAGATAAAAACAACATTCCCAAAAACAATATTCTATTAGTAAGCTTTCGGGAGTTGCATGATAATATTCCGATTATGACCCGTTCAATTGATGTATGGGTCAATCTTGGTACAGGTGCTGTTGAACAAGTTTCCTTACCACCTTTGATAAACTCGGAGTTACCAGACGCGAGCAAACGAATTACTAAAGAAGAAGCTGTCAAATCATATCTGGATCATCATCCACTACAGCTCCAATATGTATGGCCTCATTATTTTGACCAGAAGGCAGAAAAACCAATTTTGGTTTACGCGCCACAAACTGAATCTTTTGTTGAATACGTAGATGCACTAACCGGCAAGATTGTTAGGCCATACGAATAA
- a CDS encoding GntR family transcriptional regulator, with amino-acid sequence MKKNTMSKTQYAYNSIRSGILEGTYGPGHRLVIDQIAKDLGLSIIPVREAIRQLESDGLIQYKPYSGAIVSTINEKEYIETLSVWAVLEGYATSLSAQYLIEADLTRLETLNEQMNEALNDFEFEVFGNLNQEFHRVICDKCQNDYVRDEIQRVANRMDTLRRSAFTFVPQRMRRSIEEHRHIIQLLREKASPSKIEEVVRKHKMNTVRAFQNRQETSEKKTTDISMP; translated from the coding sequence ATGAAAAAGAATACGATGAGCAAAACACAGTATGCGTACAACTCGATTCGTTCTGGAATTCTCGAAGGAACATACGGTCCTGGTCATCGGCTTGTGATTGACCAGATCGCGAAAGACCTCGGATTAAGCATTATACCAGTGAGGGAGGCGATTCGACAGTTAGAGTCTGATGGACTTATCCAGTATAAGCCGTATAGTGGAGCGATCGTCAGCACAATCAATGAGAAAGAATACATTGAAACGCTATCTGTCTGGGCAGTTCTGGAGGGATATGCAACATCTCTTAGCGCGCAGTATCTTATAGAAGCGGATTTGACCAGACTCGAAACGTTGAATGAACAGATGAATGAGGCACTGAACGACTTTGAATTTGAAGTGTTCGGGAATTTGAACCAGGAATTCCATCGGGTTATTTGTGACAAATGCCAGAATGATTATGTGCGAGATGAGATTCAACGAGTGGCTAACCGGATGGACACATTGCGTCGCTCTGCTTTTACATTTGTCCCTCAGCGTATGCGCCGCTCTATCGAGGAGCATCGGCATATTATTCAACTGCTGCGAGAGAAAGCGAGTCCTTCCAAGATTGAAGAAGTAGTTCGAAAGCATAAGATGAATACGGTTCGCGCTTTTCAGAACCGACAGGAAACGTCAGAGAAAAAGACAACAGATATAAGCATGCCATAA